From the genome of Malus sylvestris chromosome 6, drMalSylv7.2, whole genome shotgun sequence, one region includes:
- the LOC126626272 gene encoding protein EDS1L-like, translating to MGSERLGEKLNISEELIKKSCSLAFKAHKSPDDLFHVEKSASGSSDVVFSFPGSWSVESWASGESAFGEKTIQLSLFPSLKNIGYYDEAAGPGGNQDFAIASFNQAFLQKFEHVLQNSQLKNKVQEAVNEKKRIVFTGHSTGGATAMLATIWCLENYPKQSNETFFCVTFGSPLIGNHIISHALRRENWSQYFIHFVMRYDIIPRILLAPLSLIQHEFDRILPFFNPNSPAYASESIGSSPEAFYLFRNVMRNAASLTTHAASKLQGSTNLLLETVKKFVKLSPYKPFGTYIFCTGNGKLVVMKNPEAVLQLLFYSCQLSSESEGARIVLKCLNEHLAYENELEGSLEMQCVTYDDNLETLPLASDGFFDDLGLSEKARLCLRAAGEFEKQKRRNQEKVGSKMEMITKHLKIIEDYRALCEHTVGYYDAFKIHKNKTDFVANLSRIELTGIWDEIIEMLKRYDLPDELEAKKEWINLGTRFRRLVEPLDVANYYRHSLDEDTGTYMKKGRPTRHKWTQRWLEFEQKLQTGSCTESCFWADVEELHKLSGNFAAVYEERERVLRVQEQVGQWIQDGVIGKDVLLKSSTFEEWWSKLPADLKTETISQLVNGLGNVQA from the exons ATGGGAAGTGAAAGGCTTGGAGAGAAGTTGAATATAAGCGAGGAGCTTATCAAGAAAAGCTGCTCTCTTGCCTTCAAAGCACACAAATCCCCAGATGATCTGTTTCATGTGGAGAAATCTGCTTCTGGATCATCAGATGTTGTTTTCAGCTTCCCAGGATCTTGGTCTGTGGAGAGTTGGGCTTCTggagaaagtgcttttggggaAAAAACGATCCAACTTTCACTCTTTCCTTCCCTGAAAAACATAGGTTATTATGATGAAGCTGCAGGACCTGGTGGGAACCAAGATTTTGCAATTGCAAGTTTCAACCAAGCCTTTTTGCAGAAGTTTGAACATGTATTGCAGAATTCCCAGCTTAAAAATAAG GTGCAAGAGGCTGTCAATGAAAAGAAGAGAATAGTATTTACCGGCCACTCTACAGGCGGCGCAACTGCCATGCTTGCCACAATCTGGTGCTTGGAAAATTACCCGAAACAAAGCAATGAAACATTTTTCTGTGTGACTTTCGGGTCTCCCCTTATTGGTAACCATATTATTTCCCATGCTCTTAGGAGAGAAAATTGGTCTCAATACTTCATACATTTTGTCATGAGATATGACATTATCCCTCGGATTCTGCTTGCTCCGCTCTCTTTGATTCAACATGAATTCGACAGGATCCTTCCCTTCTTCAACCCAAATTCCCCCGCCTATGCGAGTGAGTCGATTGGATCATCCCCGGAAGCCTTCTATTTGTTTAGAAATGTGATGAGAAATGCAGCATCTCTTACAACTCATGCTGCCTCCAAACTACAAGGGAGCACCAACCTATTACTCGAAACTGTAAAAAAGTTCGTTAAGCTAAGCCCGTACAAACCTTTCGGAACTTACATTTTTTGCACCGGCAACGGGAAACTGGTTGTCATGAAAAACCCTGAAGCTGTGCTGCAACTCTTGTTCTACTCGTGTCAATTGAGCAGCGAAAGTGAAGGGGCAAGGATCGTGCTCAAATGCTTAAACGAGCATTTGGCCTACGAAAATGAGCTTGAAGGCAGCTTGGAAATGCAGTGTGTGACTTATGATGATAACCTAGAAACGCTCCCCTTAGCCTCAGATGGTTTCTTTGATGACCTTGGCTTG AGCGAAAAGGCTAGATTATGCCTTCGCGCAGCGGGAGAATTCGAGAAGCAAAAACGAAGAAACCAGGAGAAAGTTGGTTCAAAAATGGAGATGATCACgaaacatttgaaaataattGAAGACTACAGGGCCTTATGCGAGCACACTGTCGGATATTACGACGCCttcaaaattcataaaaacaaGACAGATTTCGTTGCTAATTTGAGCAGGATTGAGCTAACAGGTATATGGGATGAGATCATCGAAATGTTGAAAAGATACGACCTCCCCGATGAACTGGAGGCTAAGAAAGAGTGGATAAACCTTGGAACTAGGTTTCGCCGCCTTGTCGAGCCTCTCGATGTTGCTAACTACTACAGGCACTCATTGGACGAAGATACCGGAACCTATATGAAGAAAGGCAGGCCAACGCGCCACAAATGGACGCAGAGATGGCTCGAGTTCGAACAGAAACTGCAAACTGGTTCATGCACGGAGTCCTGCTTCTGGGCAGATGTGGAGGAGTTGCACAAGCTTTCCGGCAACTTTGCGGCGGTATACGAGGAAAGGGAGAGAGTTTTGAGAGTTCAGGAGCAAGTAGGGCAATGGATTCAGGACGGGGTGATCGGTAAGGATGTGTTGCTCAAGTCGTCCACCTTCGAGGAATGGTGGAGCAAACTCCCCGCTGACCTAAAAACAGAAACGATTTCGCAACTTGTGAATGGTTTAGGAAATGTACAAGCGTAG
- the LOC126626273 gene encoding uncharacterized protein LOC126626273 — protein MLSDAITSASVHAAPNSGGRDLGKKKRARSAKLKQCKLDVRREQWLSQGAVKNKDCKEELNGVVKAGKERNHNRSFGNLGMRPRGGQIDGSIHHHHHHDSDLELNSPTSLTSSVLGSNYSETTFTSSSSSSGGCCSGNITEDEEGGGDDGCLDDWEAVADALAADEKPKIPCPESPPEHDPIAQMVSPQETTIGSDGVENLNPQCGRAIPKAWGNGHAWRPDDAFRPQSLPNLAKQLSLPNSNRKHYSCGGVPWAYNGGAVPSSCPICYEDLDFTDTSFLPCLCGFRLCLFCHNRILEEDGRCPGCRKPYEHEPVEAGTSVHGGSLTFQLPRSCSMITRS, from the exons ATGCTTTCCGATGCAATTACCAGCGCCTCCGTCCATGCAGCCCCGAACAGCGGCGGCAGGgatttggggaagaagaagagg GCCAGGTCTGCCAAATTGAAGCAGTGCAAGCTCGATGTTCGTCGGGAGCAATGGCTTTCTCAAG GCGCTGTGAAGAACAAGGATTGCAAGGAGGAACTGAACGGCGTCGTTAAAGCGGGAAAAGAGCGGAATCACAACCGTTCATTTGGTAATCTGGGGATGAGGCCCAGGGGTGGACAGATTGACGGATCGatccaccatcaccatcaccatgaCAGCGATTTGGAGTTGAACAGTCCGACCAGTTTGACAAGTAGTGTCTTGGGCAGCAACTATTCCGAGACTACATTTACTAGCAGCAGTAGTAGCAGCGGTGGCTGTTGCTCTGGTAATATCACAGAGGATGAGGAAGGTGGTGGTGACGATGGTTGCTTGGACGATTGGGAAGCGGTGGCTGACGCCTTAGCTGCGGATGAGAAGCCGAAAATCCCATGTCCAGAATCGCCCCCAGAGCATGATCCAATTGCTCAAATGGTTTCTCCTCAGGAAACGACTATTGGGTCTGATGGGGTTGAGAATTTGAACCCTCAGTGCGGCAGAGCTATCCCTAAAGCTTGGGGGAATGGCCATGCTTGGAGGCCTGACGATGCTTTTCGGCCTCAGAGTCTGCCCAATTTGGCTAAGCAGCTTAGCTTGCCGAATTCAAACCGGAAACATTACAGTTGTGGTGGTGTTCCTTGGGCCTATAATGGTGGTGCCGTGCCATCCTCGTGTCCTATATGCTATGAAGATTTGGATTTCACGGACACGAGCTTTTTGCCTTGCTTGTGCGGATTCCGGCTCTGCCTTTTCTGCCACAATAGGATTCTGGAGGAGGATGGCCGCTGTCCCGGCTGCAGGAAGCCATACGAGCATGAGCCTGTTGAGGCAGGGACAAGTGTGCATGGAGGAAGTCTCACATTTCAGCTGCCTCGTTCTTGTAGCATGATCACAAGGTCTTAA